A DNA window from Zingiber officinale cultivar Zhangliang chromosome 3A, Zo_v1.1, whole genome shotgun sequence contains the following coding sequences:
- the LOC122050300 gene encoding WAS/WASL-interacting protein family member 1-like: protein MQWEVGFVRRGFFSPLPQYLLPPSPARRSGGRPLPLFHSSPLTIATSHRPRCLLSSSSSSLPRLTLPPVICPPRDAATEPTRRHRSSPSPLHATIIRGNTPPPLYRPRRLQAPLAGATSTPPSLSLLLSPELLSAIIPSLSLLSSRRSRPRPVPLPPSRRTSNLLSSPRPTPLDSCRYWR from the coding sequence ATGCAATGGGAGGTTGGGTTCGTGCGTAGGGGGTTTTTCTCGCCACTGCCACAGtatcttcttcctccctctcctGCTCGTCGGAGCGGAGGTCGCCCTTTGCCTCTTTTCCACTCTTCTCCTCTCACCATAGCCACCAGCCACCGGCCTCGAtgcctcctctcctcctcctcctcctctctcccgCGACTAACACTGCCGCCGGTCATATGTCCTCCTCGCGACGCCGCCACCGAGCCAACACGCCGACACCGCTCctccccttctcctctccacgccACCATCATTCGCGGTAACACGCCGCCACCACTGTACCGACCTCGCCGCCTACAAGCGCCCCTCGCCGGAGCCACCTCAACACcaccctctctctctcttctcctttcgcCAGAGTTGCTCAGCGCCATtatcccctctctctctctcctctcctctcgccgGAGCCGCCCCCGACCAGTCCCCCTTCCTCCCTCTCGGCGCACCAGCAACCTTCTCTCCTCTCCCCGGCCAACGCCGCTGGATTCGTGCCGCTACTGGCGCTAG
- the LOC122051613 gene encoding protein SMAX1-like: MRAELSTIQQMLTPEAASVLARSIVEAVQRKHGRITPLHVAAVLLAAPSGILRRSCLSSHPDSASHPLRCRALELCFSVALDRLPSDGGRDAAQPPMSNALKAALKRAQANQRRGCPEQPQQPAAPLLAVKVELDQLVVSILDDPQVSRVMREAGFSSTVVKAVVEQSLSSSSSNSSSTSSTITAAVLSTTTSPVSPVPPSPAHLYVNPRLFNGSGAAATASIEQPRTEEVKRVMSTLSRSKKRNPVLVSDIDPEAVIQDVIQKIESGAAPPPLHTAKVVSFGKDFSAAMASGVKSWIAAKIRELGSILESQLIGGDHGVVVDIGDLKWLVDSSVRPPTMTLSKINAQQTVSETAHTAVAEMATLLQSFRDRGRQIWLLGTATWTTYLRCQVYHPTMEDDWDLQAVQMAPSFQNFPRTCKQIPVTINSATNTGMCALCTEGYRHDITKGSHQPAPKVDENRALPPWLQLAKRCNESGTTDHVQHKETLLKKWQHICSRLHSKASPPSPLLLCSGNSPAIPLVEISVKTDLVLGNSATCNPNEPKKVEFLNQKKTNFAGVSDIDAFKRLYKGLLDKVSWQPEVASAMAATVLRLKSESRRRGHSWLLYLGPDKIGKRKMATALSELVFGTPPVVVKLGGDAEEEGECTVSSSRGRTLMDRVVEAIRKNPFAVVLVEEFDRTNDVLVRGSIKRAMEQGRMVDSHGREISLGSAIFIVTSSWLPEEFKKSHKSLIECEEKILRAAARGRWLELSAEKTTSKRCVDWLRHGAPPTKLRRPLSLDLNLAMGMAEEADPGEGSSDVTVERDVSKERLDVKQSTSSVAAEMAELADGAVVFEPVDFSPMRRRAAEAISSIYAAVMGDKWSIRVDEEATDRVVGCAWIAGEKLDEWSERVLTPRFKELKGRLKTAEGAVGVRLSVMEGSEAAKASSSRSERDWTPAVRVAVEGA, from the exons ATGAGGGCGGAGCTGAGCACAATCCAGCAGATGCTAACGCCGGAGGCGGCGAGCGTGCTTGCTCGCTCCATCGTGGAGGCGGTGCAGAGGAAGCACGGGCGGATCACGCCCCTCCACGTAGCTGCCGTTCTTCTGGCCGCGCCCTCCGGCATCCTCAGGCGGTCCTGCTTGAGCTCTCACCCCGACTCCGCCTCCCACCCGCTTCGTTGCCGCGCTCTCGAGCTCTGCTTCTCCGTGGCGCTCGATCGCCTGCCCTCTGACGGCGGCCGGGACGCCGCCCAGCCGCCGATGTCGAACGCGCTGAAGGCGGCGCTCAAGCGCGCGCAGGCCAACCAGCGTCGCGGGTGCCCCGAGCAGCCGCAACAACCGGCCGCGCCGCTGCTGGCTGTCAAGGTCGAGCTCGACCAGCTCGTCGTCTCCATCCTCGATGACCCTCAGGTCAGCCGCGTCATGCGGGAGGCCGGCTTCTCCTCAACCGTCGTCAAGGCCGTCGTCGAGCAATCACTATCCTCGTCTTCCTCCAACTCCTCCTCCACCTCATCTACTATCACCGCCGCAGTGCTTTCCACCACCACTTCCCCTGTTTCTCCTGTTCCGCCTTCCCCTGCCCACCTCTATGTGAACCCCCGCCTCTTCAATGGAAGCGGCGCAGCTGCCACAGCCAGCATCGAGCAACCGCGAACGGAGGAGGTCAAAAGGGTCATGAGCACACTATCACGATCCAAGAAACGAAATCCAGTTCTCGTCAGCGATATCGATCCGGAGGCCGTTATCCAGGACGTGATCCAAAAAATCGAGTCCGGCGCCGCCCCGCCGCCGCTCCACACCGCCAAAGTTGTCTCTTTTGGCAAAGATTTCTCCGCTGCCATGGCCTCCGGCGTCAAATCCTGGATCGCCGCAAAGATACGAGAGTTAGGCAGCATCCTCGAGTCTCAACTCATCGGTGGAGACCACGGCGTGGTGGTCGATATCGGAGACCTCAAGTGGCTGGTGGACAGCTCCGTTCGGCCCCCGACGATGACTTTATCGAAGATCAACGCACAGCAGACCGTCTCCGAAACTGCCCACACCGCAGTGGCGGAGATGGCGACACTTCTCCAATCGTTCCGCGACCGCGGCCGGCAGATTTGGCTACTCGGCACGGCGACGTGGACGACGTACCTCCGGTGCCAAGTCTACCACCCGACGATGGAGGACGACTGGGATCTGCAGGCGGTGCAAATGGCTCCAAGCTTCCAAAATTTTCCAAG GACTTGTAAGCAAATTCCAGTGACTATAAACTCTGCAACAAACACAGGGATGTGCGCACTTTGCACCGAGGGCTACAGGCACGACATTACCAAGGGAAGCCACCAACCTGCTCCAAAGGTAGACGAGAACAGAGCATTGCCGCCATGGCTGCAGCTGGCCAAGCGCTGCAATGAATCCGGCACAACCGATCATGTTCAGCACAAGGAAACGCTGCTGAAGAAATGGCAACACATTTGCTCTCGGCTTCACTCCAAAGCCTCTCCTCCTTCTCCGTTGCTTCTCTGTTCAGGAAACTCACCGGCTATACCACTTGTTGAGATATCAGTGAAGACTGATCTTGTACTTGGCAATTCTGCAACCTGCAATCCGAACGAGCCCAAGAAAGTAGAGTTCTTGAACCAGAAGAAGACTAATTTCGCCGGCGTTTCTGATATCGACGCCTTCAAGAGGTTGTACAAGGGGCTCCTGGACAAGGTCAGCTGGCAGCCGGAAGTGGCCTCCGCCATGGCCGCTACCGTGCTAAGACTCAAGTCCGAAAGCAGGAGGAGAGGCCATTCCTGGCTTCTCTATCTGGGGCCTGACAAGATTGGCAAGCGGAAGATGGCCACTGCGTTATCGGAGCTGGTATTCGGCACTCCTCCAGTCGTCGTCAAGCTCGGCGGCGATGCTGAGGAGGAAGGAGAGTGCACCGTGAGCTCCTCCCGTGGGCGGACGTTGATGGATCGAGTAGTGGAGGCGATCCGGAAGAACCCGTTCGCGGTGGTGCTCGTTGAGGAATTTGACCGAACAAATGATGTGCTGGTAAGGGGAAGCATAAAGAGGGCGATGGAACAGGGGAGGATGGTGGATTCGCATGGACGAGAGATCAGCTTGGGAAGTGCGATATTCATCGTGACGTCGAGTTGGCTTCCGGAAGAGTTCAAGAAATCTCACAAGTCTTTGATCGAATGCGAGGAGAAGATCCTCCGAGCGGCAGCGCGGGGGCGGTGGCTCGAGCTCTCGGCGGAGAAAACCACTTCGAAACGATGCGTCGATTGGCTCCGGCACGGTGCTCCGCCGACGAAGCTACGACGGCCGCTTTCGCTGGACCTCAATCTGGCCATGGGGATGGCGGAGGAGGCCGATCCCGGTGAGGGGTCGAGCGACGTGACTGTGGAGCGTGATGTCAGCAAGGAGCGGCTCGACGTCAAGCAATCGACCTCGTCCGTGGCTGCAGAGATGGCCGAGCTGGCGGATGGCGCGGTGGTGTTCGAGCCGGTGGACTTCTCGCCGATGCGGCGTCGAGCGGCGGAGGCGATATCGAGCATCTATGCGGCCGTAATGGGGGATAAGTGGTCAATAAGGGTCGACGAGGAGGCCACCGACCGGGTCGTGGGCTGTGCGTGGATCGCCGGCGAGAAGCTCGACGAATGGTCTGAGAGAGTACTAACTCCTCGCTTTAAGGAATTAAAGGGCAGATTGAAGACGGCTGAGGGAGCGGTGGGCGTCCGCCTATCGGTAATGGAAGGCAGCGAGGCGGCGAAGGCGAGCAGTAGCCGCAGCGAACGGGATTGGACGCCGGCGGTGAGGGTTGCGGTCGAAGGGGCGTAG